From the Streptomyces sp. SN-593 genome, the window TCGCCGCCCGCGACCCGGAACTCGCCGCCGCCTACGCCGCCGCCACCGAGGAGGCCACCCGATGAGCACCGCCCCCGAGCACACCGCCCCCGGCAACCCCACCGCGTCCGCGCCGCGCCCCCGCCGCTCGGTGCTCTACATGCCCGGCGCCAACGAGCGCGCCCTGGAGAAGGCCAGGAGCCTGCCCACCGACGCGCTCATCCTGGACCTGGAGGACTCCGTCGCCCCGGACGCGAAGGCGGAGGCGCGCGAGCGCGTGGCGGCCGCGGCCGCGAGCGGCGCGTACGGCCGGCGCGAGGTCACCATCCGGGTCAACGCGCCCGGCACCCCCTGGCACGCGGACGACCTGCGCGCCGCCGCGGACGCGGGACCGGACGCGGTCGTCGTCCCCAAGGTGGACTCCCCCCGGACGGTGCGCGAGGTCGTCGCGGCGCTGGAGGCGGCCGGCGCCCCGGAGCGGACCGCGGTGTGGGCGATGCTGGAGACGCCCGCCGCGCTGCTGGACGCGCGGGCGATCGCCGAGGCGTCGCCGCGACTGACCGTCCTGGTGATGGGCACGAACGACCTCGCCAAGGAACTGCACGCCGAGCACGTGCTCGGCCGGGCCCCGCTGCTGGCCTCGCTCTCGCTGGCGCTGCTCGCCGCCCGCGCGGCCGGCAAGGTCATCTTGGACGGTGTCTACAACGACGTCCACGACGCGGACGGCTTCGAGGCCGAGACCCTCCAGGCCCGGCGGATGGGCTTCGACGGCAAGACCCTGATCCACCCCCGGCAGCTCGAACCCTGCAACCGGATCTTCGCGCCCGACGCCGCGGAGATCGAGCGCTCCGAACGGATCATCGCGGCCTTCGAAGAGGCCACGTCACAGGGGCGCGGGGTGGTCACGGTGGACGGCCGGATGATCGAGAACCTGCACGTGGAGGAGGCCCGGCGGGTGCTCGCACTGGCCGAGGCGGTCGCCGACCGGTGACGCGGATCGCACGCATGGAGGCATGAACCCGCCAAATATGGCGGGGTCCGGCGCCGGCCGCCGGACCCCGCCCGACCTCGTCGTCTGTCGGGAACCACCATGAAGAACCGGTGGACACTGTACGAAGTAGACGGCCCTCTCCGGGCCCGCACGCTCGTACTGTCGGTACATGACCACATCGCAAGAGCTGCCCGTCACGGCGAACGACGCCCGGGGGCGCGTCGAGGAGCTTCGTGCGATCCGCGAGGAGGTGCGCCGGGGGCCGAGCGAGAAGGCCACGGCGGCGCAGCGTGCGAAGGGGAAGCTGACCGCGCGCGAGCGGATCGAGTTGCTGCTGGACGAGGGGTCGTTCCACGAGGTCGAGCCCCTGCGCCGGCACCGGGCCACGGGATTCGGGCTGGAGGAGAAGCGGCCGTACACCGACGGTGTGATCACCGGGTGGGGCACCGTCCACGAGCGGACGGTGTTCGTGTACGCGCACGACTTCCGGATCTTCGGCGGCGCGCTGGGCGAGGCCCACGCGCAGAAGATCCACAAGATCATGGACATGGCGATCTCGGCGGGCGCACCGCTGGTGTCGCTGAACGACGGCGCCGGGGCCCGTATCCAGGAGGGCGTCTCGGCGCTCGCCGGCTACGGCGGCATCTTCCAGCGCAACACCCGCGCCTCCGGCGTCATCCCGCAGATCTCGGTGATGCTCGGCCCGTGCGCGGGCGGCGCGGCCTACTCGCCGGCCCTCACGGACTTCGTGTTCATGGTGCGCGAGACCTCGCAGATGTTCATCACCGGCCCCGACGTGGTGCAGGCGGTGACGGGTGAGGAGATCACCCAGAACGGCCTGGGCGGCGCCGACGTGCACTCGGCGGTCTCCGGCGTGTCGCACTTCGCCTACGACGACGAGCAGACCTGCCTGGAGGAGGTCCGCTACCTGCTGTCGCTGCTGCCGCAGAACAACCGGGAGAACCCGCCGGCCGCGGACAACCAGGACCCGGTGGACCGCCGCGGCGACGTCCTGCTGGACCTGGTGCCGGCCGACGGCAACCGGTCGTACGACATGCACAAGGTGATCGAGGAGATCGTCGACGACGGGGAGTACCTGGAGATCCACGAGCGGTGGGCCACCAACCTCATCGTGGCGCTCACCCGGATCGACGGCCAGGTGGTCGGCATCATCGCCAACCAGCCCGCCTCGCTCGCCGGCGTGCTCGACATCGAGGCGTCCGAGAAGGGCGCGCGCTTTGTGCAGATGTGCGACGCCTTCAACATCCCGATCATCACCCTTCTGGACGTACCCGGCTTTCTGCCCGGTGTCGCGCAGGAGCACGGCGGGATCATCCGGCACGGCGCGAAACTGCTGTACGCCTACTGCAACGCGACGGTCCCGCGGATCTCGCTGATCCTGCGGAAGGCGTACGGCGGTGCTTACATCGTCATGGACAGCCAGTCGATCGGCGCTGACCTGACGTTCGCCTGGCCGACCAACGAGATCGCGGTCATGGGCGCGGAAGGCGCGGCGAACGTCATCTTCCGCCGGCAGATCGCGGACGCCGACGATCCGGAGGCGATGCGGACCCGCATGGTCAAGGAGTACAAGGCGGAGCTGATGCACCCGTACTACGCCGCCGAGCGCGGCCTGGTGCACGACGTCATCGACCCGGCCGAGACCCGCGAGGTGCTCGCCCACTCGCTGGCGATGCTCCGCACCAAGCACGCCGACCTGCCCTCCCGCAAGCACGGCAACCCCCCGCAGTGACCCTCGAACCCGGCCGGGTGAGCGCCACGTTCCGCAACGCGGCGCCCGCCTCCGACCACCCGAACGATCCGAACGACCCGGCCCGGTCCGGCACGCTGCCCACCGGTTCACCCTTGGAGACCATCGTGAGCACTCCCACGGATTCGCTGGTGCGCGTCGAGAAGGGGCACGCGGCACCCGAGGAACTCGCCGCGCTCACCGCGCTGCTGCTCGCCCGCGCCGCCGCGGGCGGCGGCCCCGCCGTTCAGGCCCTCCCCGTCCGCTCCACGGCCGGCTGGCGCCGCCTGGAGCGCACCCCGGGCTTCCGCGCGCCGCACTCCTGGCAGGGCTAGGGCCGGTCCGGCGGATCCTGCCGGGCTCAGGTGGTTCCCCCGGGGGAGGGAACCACCCACCGGTGGGGGCGCGCGGTTGCCCGCGGCCCGCCACCGTCGACCCCCGCGGCCTTGTGGACCGCAGGACGGGGCCCGGAGGGTCAGGCGAGCTTCAGCAGGGCCGCGTCCACGCGGGCGAGGGTCCGCTCGCGTCCCAGCACCTGGAGCGACTCGAACAGCGGCAGGCCGACCGTACGCCCGGTGACCGCCACCCGGACCGGTGCCTGCGCCTTGCCCAGCTTGAGCCCGTGCTCCTCACCCGCCGCGAGCACGGCCTCCTTCAAGGACTCGGCGGCCGACCAGTCCGCCGCCGCGAGCTTGTCCCGGGCGGTGCGCAGCAGCGCGTCCGCCCCCTCCTTCATGGCCTTCGCCCACGACGCCTCGTCCTGCACCGGCTCGTCGAGGAAGAGGAAGTCGACGTTCGCGGTGATGTCGGAGAGCACCGTCACCCGGGTCTGGGCGTACGGCGCGATCGCCTGCCACGCGGCCTCGTCGAAGGATTCCGGCGCCCAGGGCGCGAACGGCGCGCGCAGCCACGGCGCGCACGCCTCGGTGAACTCCTTCACCCCGAGCCGCCGGATGTGGTCGGCGTTGATCGCCTCGGCCTTCTTCAGGTCGAAGCGGGCCGGGTTGGCGTTGACGTCGGCGATGTCGAACTTCGCCACCATCTCCGCGACCGAGAAGACGTCCTGGTCGGCGGAGTACGACCAGCCCAGCAGCGAGAGGTAGTTGAGCAGCCCCTCCGGCAGGAAGCCGCGCTCCCGGTACAGGTTGAGCGACGCCTGCGGGTCGCGCTTGGACAGCTTCTTGTTGCCCTCGCCCATGACGTACGGCAGGTGGCCGAAGGCCGGCACCGTCCTGGCCAGGCCCAGCCCGATCAGCGCCTCGTAGAGCGCGATCTGCCGCGGGGTGGAGGAGAGCAGGTCCTCGCCGCGCAGCACGTGCGTGATCTCCATCAGCGCGTCGTCCACCGGGTTGACCAGGGTGTACAGCGGCGCGCCGTTGGCCCGCACGATGCCGTAGTCCGGCACGTTCTCCGGGGCGAAGGCCAGCTCGCCGCGGACCAGGTCGGTGAAGACGATCGGGCGGTCGGGCATCCGGAACCGGACGATCGGGGCGCGGCCCTCGGCCCGGTAGGCGGCGACCTCGTCGGCGCCGAGGTCCCGGCAGTGGCCGTCGTAGCCCGAGGGGCGGCCGGCGGCCCGGGCGGCCTCGCGGCGGGCCTCCAGTTCCTCGGTGGTGCAGTAGCAGTCGTACGCGTGCCCGGCCTGCTTCAGCCGCTGCGCGACGTCGGCGTAGACGTCCATCCGCTGGGACTGCCGGTAGGGGGCGAACGGGCCGCCGACCTCGGGGCCCTCGTCCCAGTCCAGGCCGAGCCAGCGCATCGAGTCCAGCAGTGCCCGGTAGGACTCCTCGGAGTCGCGGGCCGCGTCGGTGTCCTCGATGCGGAAGACCAGGGTGCCCTGCTGGTGCCGGGCGAACGCCCAGTTGAACAGCGCGGTGCGGACCAGCCCGACGTGCGGGTTGCCGGTCGGGGAGGGGCAGAACCGGACGCGGACGCCGGAGTCGCCGGAGGCGGGGGAGGGGGGTACGGGAGATGCGCTAGCCACGCGAGATCACCTTGTTGGTGAGAGTGCCGATGCCT encodes:
- a CDS encoding acyl-CoA carboxylase subunit beta, coding for MTTSQELPVTANDARGRVEELRAIREEVRRGPSEKATAAQRAKGKLTARERIELLLDEGSFHEVEPLRRHRATGFGLEEKRPYTDGVITGWGTVHERTVFVYAHDFRIFGGALGEAHAQKIHKIMDMAISAGAPLVSLNDGAGARIQEGVSALAGYGGIFQRNTRASGVIPQISVMLGPCAGGAAYSPALTDFVFMVRETSQMFITGPDVVQAVTGEEITQNGLGGADVHSAVSGVSHFAYDDEQTCLEEVRYLLSLLPQNNRENPPAADNQDPVDRRGDVLLDLVPADGNRSYDMHKVIEEIVDDGEYLEIHERWATNLIVALTRIDGQVVGIIANQPASLAGVLDIEASEKGARFVQMCDAFNIPIITLLDVPGFLPGVAQEHGGIIRHGAKLLYAYCNATVPRISLILRKAYGGAYIVMDSQSIGADLTFAWPTNEIAVMGAEGAANVIFRRQIADADDPEAMRTRMVKEYKAELMHPYYAAERGLVHDVIDPAETREVLAHSLAMLRTKHADLPSRKHGNPPQ
- the gltX gene encoding glutamate--tRNA ligase, with the translated sequence MASASPVPPSPASGDSGVRVRFCPSPTGNPHVGLVRTALFNWAFARHQQGTLVFRIEDTDAARDSEESYRALLDSMRWLGLDWDEGPEVGGPFAPYRQSQRMDVYADVAQRLKQAGHAYDCYCTTEELEARREAARAAGRPSGYDGHCRDLGADEVAAYRAEGRAPIVRFRMPDRPIVFTDLVRGELAFAPENVPDYGIVRANGAPLYTLVNPVDDALMEITHVLRGEDLLSSTPRQIALYEALIGLGLARTVPAFGHLPYVMGEGNKKLSKRDPQASLNLYRERGFLPEGLLNYLSLLGWSYSADQDVFSVAEMVAKFDIADVNANPARFDLKKAEAINADHIRRLGVKEFTEACAPWLRAPFAPWAPESFDEAAWQAIAPYAQTRVTVLSDITANVDFLFLDEPVQDEASWAKAMKEGADALLRTARDKLAAADWSAAESLKEAVLAAGEEHGLKLGKAQAPVRVAVTGRTVGLPLFESLQVLGRERTLARVDAALLKLA
- a CDS encoding acyl-CoA carboxylase epsilon subunit, translated to MVSTPTDSLVRVEKGHAAPEELAALTALLLARAAAGGGPAVQALPVRSTAGWRRLERTPGFRAPHSWQG
- a CDS encoding HpcH/HpaI aldolase/citrate lyase family protein — its product is MSTAPEHTAPGNPTASAPRPRRSVLYMPGANERALEKARSLPTDALILDLEDSVAPDAKAEARERVAAAAASGAYGRREVTIRVNAPGTPWHADDLRAAADAGPDAVVVPKVDSPRTVREVVAALEAAGAPERTAVWAMLETPAALLDARAIAEASPRLTVLVMGTNDLAKELHAEHVLGRAPLLASLSLALLAARAAGKVILDGVYNDVHDADGFEAETLQARRMGFDGKTLIHPRQLEPCNRIFAPDAAEIERSERIIAAFEEATSQGRGVVTVDGRMIENLHVEEARRVLALAEAVADR